From Polynucleobacter paludilacus:
GTTTAACCCAAGCGATTGCATCGTACTGCTGCTCAGGCAACAGATACTCGTTGTAAGCTTCGTCAAGCACGACAATGACATTATCAGGAACCTGCTCCAGAAATGCCTCAATCTCTTGCGCGCTTAAGTAGCTGCCAGTTGGATTATTGGGATTAGCCATAAATACCAATTTTGCTTTTGCACCTGAAGTCTGAATGGCTTTGAGCATTGCCTCTAGATTATGGCCATAGTACGGAGTTGCAGCAACTTCTATTGCGCGCGCCCCAACTGCCTGAGTAGCCAATGGATAAACTGCAAAGGCATGCTTAGAGAAAATAATTTCATCATCGGTATCCGCAACTGCTCGCGCAGTGAGCTCAAGAATGTCATTACTACCATTGCCGAGTGTGATCCAGTTTGTTGGAATACCTAGTCGCTTCGATAAAACGTTCTTAAGCTCAAAACCGTTGGAGTCGGGATAACGACCTAAGTCACTAGCTGCCTTAAGCATCGCATCGTGAGCCGACTGAGGCATGCCTAGAGGATTTTCATTGGATGCAAGCTTAATAATCTTGCTCTCGTCTAAACCATATTCGCGCGCAACCTCACTAATCGGTCTACCACCGACATAAGGCGCAATTGCCTGAATGTGTTTTAAACCGAAAGAACTCATAATCAAATGGCTGAGCGGGGATAGGAGCCGAGTTTTTTATAGAACGCAGCCGTGTCTTGAAGCTCAATTAGAGCCTTAGCAACTTTGTCTTCATCTGCATGGCCAGCCACATCAATAAAGAAGTGATACTCCCAAGTTCCCTTGCGCGCAGGACGGGACTCAAAACGATTCATCGAAACACCGTGCTTTGCCAAGGGAGCAAGCAAACGATGGACGGCACCAGGCTGGTTATCAACAGATAGCACGAGCGAAGTTTGATCATTACCTGTTGCTTGACATACGTAGTTGCCAATTACTACAAAGCGAGTGCGATTGTGAGGGTCATCCTGAATTTGTGATGCCACGGCTTGTAAGCTGTATGCAATTTGCGCAGGCTCACCGGCAATGGCTGCCAAAGTGGGATCTGCTGCAGCCATGCGCGCAGCTTCAGCATTACTACTCACTGCTTGGCGTTTTAACTGAGGGGCGTGCTCACTCAACCACTGTTGACATTGTGCAAGCGCTTGAGCATGGGCACAGACAGTAGTAACCCCATCCAAGCTTCCACTCTTCGTTAACAAATGATGACGAATAGGCAAAACGACTTCACCGCTGATTTGCAGAGGGGCATCGAGTAACAAATCGAGCGTACGAGAAACGGCACCTTCGCTAGAGTTTTCCACTGGTACAACGCCAAATTGAGCAGCACCCTTCTCTACCGCCTTAAAAACCTCATCAATGCTGACGCAAGGCAAACCGGCAACAGAATGACCGAAATAAGTTTGTGCGGCCTGCTCAGAAAAAGTACCAACCGGACCAAGGTAAGCAATCGTTTGTCGAGCCTCTAAAGCGCGGCAAGCGGACATCACCTCACGCCAGATCGCAGCAATACCATCAGGCAATAAAGGACCCTGATTGATCTCTTGCAGTTTTGCTACGACTTGGCGCTCACGCTCAGGCCGAAATACTGGAGAGGCAAATCCACCTTTGATATGACCCACTTCTTGTGCAGCTTGAGCACGCTGTGAGAGAAGATCCAAAATCTTGGCATCTAAATCATCGATCTTGTCACGCAAGGGCGCAAGTCGCTGTTCTTCAGTACTCATTAAGCCCGCCTTTCAAAATCCTGCATAAATTCAACCAAGGCTTTTACACCCTCTATAGGCATTGCATTGTAGATACTTGCTCGCATTCCACCAACTGCTTTATGACCTCTCAGCGCTACCAAACCAGCAGCATGAGATTGCGCCAGAAATTCAGCGTTCAGGGCCTCATCTTTCAAGAAGAAGGTGACATTCATTCTAGAGCGATAAGGTTTTGCAATGCGATTCTCGTACAGAGCGCTTTGATCAATGCATTGATAAAGTACATCTGCCTTTGCTTGATTCTGTTTGGCAATCGCTTTAACACCGCCCTGCTTCAGCAACCACTTAAAGCTCAGACCCGCCATATAAATCGCAAACGTGGGGGGCGTATTTAACATCGATTGATTGGCGGCTTCTTTTGCCCAATCCCAAACCGATGGCGTGATTGGCATGCTGTGACCCAAAAGATCTTTACGGACGATCACAATCGTGACACCTGAGGGCCCAATATTCTTTTGCGCACCCGCAAATAGCACTCCGTATTGGCTTACATCCATCTCTTTGGATAAGATATTGCTTGATACGTCCGCGACTAAAGGCACATTACCAACATCTGGCACCTGGTCAAATTCCACGCCACCAATGGTTTCGTTAGCGCAGATATGCACGTATGCGGCATCACTCGAAAGATTCCAGGATGAGCGCGGTGGAATCGTGGTGAAGTGCTCTGCCTCTGAAGAAGCGGCTAGATGAGCTGCTCCGTATTTCTGAGCCTCTTTCAAGGACTTCTCAGACCAAATACCGGTAACGATGAAATCTGCTTTAGGCCCACTCTTGCTCAGACCCATGAGATTCATTGGGATCGCAGCATTTTGTCCAATACCACCACCTTGCAAAAGCAAGATCTCATATTGATCTGGAATACTCATCAAAGTACGCAGATCGTGCAATGTCTCTTCATACACCGCCATAAACTCTTTACTGCGGTGGCTGATCTCCATGACACTAGTTCCAAGACCATGCCAGTTGAGCATTTCATCTGCAGCCTGCTTCAGAATCTCTTCGGGAAGAGTGGCGGGGCCCGCAGCGAAATTAAAAATGCGGCGGTCAAACGTCATGATGGTGTCGACTAGTCTGTATTCGATGCCAGCTTAGGCATCACTAGCAGTATCGCTAGCAGCATCACCGACATCGCCAGCATCAATCGAATCATCTTCCGCGAGATCATCCTCGTCATCTGAATCGCTTTCAGCAATCCTCTGCAAGCCAGATAAACGAGTCCCCTCATCTACGTTGATGAGTGTGACACCTTGCGTTGAGCGACCCATCTCTCTGATTTCAGAGACACGCGTCCGCACTAAGACACCACCCGTAGTAATCAACATGATTTGATCTTCAGGAGAAACGAGAGCAGCAGCAACAACTTTGCCGTTACGCTCTGATGTCTGAATGGCGATCATGCCCTTAGTACCGCGACCATGACGGGTATATTCAGCGATTGGCGTCCGCTTGCCATAACCATTTTCAGTTGCAGTCAAGACGCTTCCAGGAGTCGCAATGGCTTCAGCATCTGCCACGCTAATCTGCGCGCCCTCTGCCACTTCCGCAGGAGCTACTAGCATTGCAATCACTTGCTGACCTTCACCTAAGTTCATACCGCGCACGCCTCGAGCAGTCCGACCCATTGGACGAACGTCATTCTCATCAAAGCGCACCGCCTTACCAGCATCAGAGAACAACATGACATCGTGTTGGCCATCAGTAATTGCTGCGCCCACCAAGAAATCGCCCTCATTCAAATCAACCGCAATAATGCCGGCCTTGCGTGGGTTAGAGAAGTCAGATAAACGGGTCTTCTTAACGGTACCTAAGCTGGTTGCCATAAAGACGTACTGATCATCCTGATAGCCTTTAATTGGCAGAATCACAGTGATCTTCTCGCCTTCAATCAGCGGGAACATATTGACGATGGGCTTACCTCTTGAGGTGCGACTACCTTGAGGTACTTCCCAGACTTTGAGCCAATACATGCGACCGCGATCAGAAAAACACAAAATTGTGTCGTGTGTATTTGCTACGAATAAAGTATCGATCCAGTCTTCATCTTTGGTTGCTGCAGCTTGCTTACCGCGACCACCGCGCTTCTGCGCACGATACTCACTGAGCGGCTGACTCTTCATATATCCAGTGTGTGAAAGAGTGACAACCATATCTTGCGGTGTAATGAGATCTTCAGTGAAGAGCTCAGTTGCATTCATCTCAATAAATGAGCGACGACCGTTGTCACTACCCGCGATGCCGAACTCGGCTTGCACTTCTTTCAATTCGCTTTCGATGACCTGAGTGACTCGCTCTGATTTAGCCAATAAGTCGAGCAAGTCAGCAATCTCAGACATGACGTCTTTGTACTCAGAAACAATCTTGTCTTGCTCTAAGCCAGTCAAACGTTGCAAACGCATTTGCAGAATTTCTTGTGCTTGGCTATCAGATAAGCGATAGAGGCCACTGCTCTGCATGCCGTATTCAGGCAAGAGGCCATCAGGCCGATAAGCATTACGACCGCCTGGGGTATCTGTCTCTGCACGCGCCAACATCTCACGCACCATCGAGGAATCCCAATTCTTGCCCATCAACTCTGTCTTTGCTTCCACCGGGTTGGCAGCAGCCTTGATGATCGCAATGAATTCATCAATGTTTGCTAATGCGACAGCTAAGCCCTCGAGCACATGACCACGCTCTCGCGCTTTACGAAGTTCAAAAATCGTGCGACGGGTAACGACTTCACGACGATGCTGCAAGAAATACTCCAACATCTGCTTCAAGTTCAACAGGCGTGGCTGGTTATCAACCAAGGCCACCATGTTCATACCGAAGTTATCTTGTAACTGCGTACTCTTATATAAATTATTCAGAACAACTTCAGGTACTTCGCCACGCTTGAGCTCAATCACAACGCGCATTCCAGATTTGTCGGACTCATCCCGCAAATCAGAAATACCTTCGACTTTTTTCTCATTCACTAACTCAGCAATGCGCTCGAGCAAGTTCTTCTTATTGACTTGATAAGGCAACTCATCAACGATGATGGCTTGACGCGAACCCTTATCAATATCTTCAAAGTGGGTCTTCGCACGCATGACAACGCGCCCGCGACCGGTGCGATAACCCTCACGTACACCTTGAACACCATAAATAATTCCGGCAGTAGGGAAATCTGGCGCTGGGATGATCTCAATCAACTCATCAATGGTGCAATCCGGGTTGTGCAAGACGTGTAAACAGGCCTGAACCACCTCATCCAAGTTATGAGGGGGGATATTGGTTGCCATACCTACCGCAATGCCTGAGCTGCCGTTAATGAGCAAATTGGGCACTTTGGCCGGCAGAATCAGGGGCTCGCGCTCGCTACCGTCGTAATTTGGCCCAAAATCGACCGTTTCCTTATCCAAATCAGCCAATAGGTCATGGGCGATTTTGCGCAAGCGGATCTCGGTATACCGCATCGCAGCAGCGTTATCCCCGTCCACGGAGCCAAAGTTACCCTGGCCGTCAACTAACATATAGCGTAGAGAGAAATCTTGGGCCATCCGGACAATGGTGTCATACACCGCAGAATCGCCATGGGGATGGTATTTACCGATTACATCGCCAACTATACGGGCAGATTTTTTGTAAGCACGGTTCCAATCGTTGTTTAATTCATACATCGCAAATAAGACCCGGCGGTGTACTGGCTTGAGGCCATCACGCACGTCTGGCAAGGCTCTGCCGACAATGACGCTCATAGCGTAGTCCAAATAGGACCGCCGCATTTCGTCTTCTAGGGATATTGGTAGTGTTTCTTTAGCGGCTTGTTCCATTTAGAAATAATATCATTTTGATGACGGAAGACCCCTATGCTAAGATTCTGTCAGTTTGTACGAAATTGAGATGTGTCGCTTTGCGGTGTTTTTGCTTCAAAGTAGGGCGAATTACATTTAAGTTTGACTTTAATTAAAAAGAGATTTTTGAGGACTAAAAATGAACAAAACCCTAAAACTGTTGCTCGCTTCTGTTATTACCGTTTCTGCAACCGCAGCAATGGCATCTGATAACTGGCAAAACGGCGACGGCTCCCTGAACTGGAAAAACGGCGACGGTACATTGTGCTGGCGTGATAACAACTGGACACCTGCAACTGCAGCTAAAGGTTGCGATGGCGCATTGCAAGAAGGCCATTCCGCTGCTGGCGTTAGCCAAAGCAAGATCACTTTGCAAGCTGATACCCTCTATGATTTCAACAAGTCTGACTTGAAACCTGAAGGTAAGGCTACTTTGGACAAGATCGCTGCTGATCTCTCCAAGATTAAGTTGGAAGTCATCATCGCTGTTGGTAACACAGATAGCGTTGGTACAGATGCATACAACATGGCCCTCGGTCAGCGTCGTGCGCAGTCTGTTAAGACTTACCTCGTAAGCAAGGGTGTTGACGCAAGCCGCATCTACACAGAATCCAAAGGCAAGAGCAATCCAGTTGCAAGCAATGCAACTGCTGAAGGCCGCGCTAAGAACCGCCGCACCGACATCGAAGTTGTTGGTACAGCTAAGTAATCTGCTTCAAACCTAAAAAAGCCCGGTTCTGCCGGGCTTTTTTATTTCCGCTATATTCGTAACATGAACGTTGATCAATCTGAAATCGCTAAATTTAGCGCCCTAGCCCATCGCTGGTGGGACCCCAATAGTGAATTTAAGCCCTTGCATGCAATTAATCCGTTGCGCCTGGATTGGATTCAATCCTTCGGCAGTTTGGCGGGAAAGAAAGTGTTAGATGTTGGCTGTGGCGGCGGAATCCTGGCGGAATCTATGGCGCAGTCTGGGGCTGATACCACCGGCATTGACCTCTCTGAAAAAGCGCTCAAAGTTGCTGAATTACATGCCCTCGAGGTTGGCGCCAAACTCAGCTATCGCGCCATCTCAGCAGAGGCGCTGTCCAGTGAAAATGCTGGTCAATATGATGTTGTGACCTGCATGGAGATGCTTGAGCATGTGCCGGATCCCGCATCGGTCGTCAGGGCCTGCGCCACACTAGCCAAGCCTGGCGGCACCCTTTTCTTCAGCACCTTGAATCGCAATCCCAAATCCTATTTATTTGCCATCCTCGGGGCGGAATACCTACTTCGCTTGCTCCCCAAAGGGACTCACGAATACGCTAAATTCATCAAGCCATCTGAGTTGATTGCCTTTACTCGTGAGGCAGAATTAGAACTGCTCGGAATGAAAGGGATGAGCTACAACCCACTTACCCAAGTCTATTCGCTAGGGAGCGATATGGATGTCAATTACATGATTGCTGTTCGCAAATGCAATTGATGCAAAGCCCTTATCAGGGGGTCTTTTTTGACTTGGATGGCACCCTAGCAGATACCGCACCTGATTTAGTTGCCGCCGCAAATCAATTACTCATTGCCCGCAAGCAGGCTGCACTGCCATATGAACTATTACGCCCTCGAGCCTCTGCAGGCGCCCGCGGTCTCATCGCAGGTGCTTTTGGGATAGACCCGGAGCATCCCGACTTCAATCTCTTGCGAGATGAATTTTTTACCAACTATGAAAATGCCCTACTAGTAAATAGTGTTTTATTCGAAGGCATTGATGAGTTACTCAACCAACTTGATCAAGCTAATCTACCGTGGGGCATTGTGACCAATAAGTCGGAACGCTTTACGCATCCCCTGACTGAACAGATGGGCTTGCGTCAGCGAGCAGCGTCAACGGTATCAGGCGACACTACTCCTCATGCCAAACCCCATCCCGCCCCCATCCTGCATGCTGCCAAGCTAGCCAAGATTGATCCGACTAAAGGACTCTATGTCGGCGATGATATTCGGGATGTTGTGGCAGGCAAGGCAGCCGGCATGAAGACTGTAGCTGCAGCCTATGGTTACTGCGGCTGCGCAGAACCCCCCGAAACTTGGGGAGCAGACTTTTTAGTTAAAACCCCACATGAATTATTTGAAATCATCTTTCCAGCTCACTCATAGGACTTTAGTAAAAGTAACGAGCTTTTTTAGGCGGTCCGCCTTAAAATAGACCCTCTTATGCATTAACTCCGGGGTCGACATGGTTTCGACGTGGATTACAAAGCATCAAGGGCATACCGAGGACCCGTTATCTCGTAAATCAATGGGAATGTAATAACTGCTAACGACGAACGTTACGCACTAGCCGCTTAATTGCGGTTGCCCCTGAACTGATTCTCTCTTGGGTCAGCTAGCGAAAGCTAGATCAGGGTCATTTACAAGAGATAAGACTATCTCGTGTCACGTGGGATAGTACGAAAACTTAGTGAATCGTCAACGAGGAACGTGTCAGTCCGTGCCTAGTTGGTTAAATTAAATGATATGACTAAGTATGTAGAACTTGTTGTGGAGGATTTGCGGACGCGGGTTCGATTCCCGCCGACTCCACCATTTAAAGCAAACCCCTCTGAAGCTAGAGGGGTTTGTCTTTTGCTCTCGATCTTTTTTAGTTTACGCTTTACTTTAAAGAGAGTCGCCACAGCGATGTCACTTCTTTGCTGCGAGCAGTATGCAATGCATCTGCTTGATCAAACACTTTTTGATGATGCGGCCTTGTATCTATTCGATGGATGACTTTCATTCCGGCCTCATCAAACCAAAGCTCTAACTCTCTCCGACTACGTAATCCTAAATGTTCGGCTAGATCAGACAAGACTAACCAAGCCTCCCCTTCAGGCAACAAATGATCTTTGAGTTGCGATAAGAATCCTTTGAGCATTTGACTGTTGGGATCGTAGACCGCGCCCTCTATTGATGAACTCGGCCTAGCGGGCAGCCAAGGAGGATTACAAACAATCAGCGCCGCCTTACTGGGGGGGAATACGCCCGTCTTGAGTAACTCAATCTGCCCAGCAAACTCTGATCGATCGATATTATCTTTTGCGCAATCCAGTGCTCTTGGATCCAAATCTGTCGCAATGATCTTTACTACACCTCTGCTTGCTAGTATGATGGATAAGATCCCGGTTCCCACGCCAATATCGAAGGCAATCGCGTTTTTACTCAGCGCTTTAGGTAAAGGTGCCTGGTTTACTAAATCAATATATTCACCCCGTATTGGTGAAAACACACCATAGTGAGGATGGATATAAAACGCTTTCTCTGCGCTCAAGGCAGGAATGAGAACACCTTTCTTTCGCCATTCATGTGCGCCCACCACACCCAACAACTCACGCAATGAGACTAAGTAAGAAGACTGAGTATTGCCATAAGCCTCTTGGCAAGCCTGGGCAATATCGGGCGCCCGCCTCAAATGAATGTGGTGATCGGCATTACATTCAATCAGGAGCATACCTAAAATACGAGCTCGTTGAGATTGCGCCAGACGATGCAAATTAAAAAGATCAAGCGGGCCTTGATTAGGCTCTTTTTTGACCCGCTGTGATTTTTTAGAAGGCTTATCCAGCCTGCGGGCTAGTGCTTGTAAAAGCTGACGGGCATTCTGAAAATCTCCGCGCCATAGAATGGCGGTCCCCTCGCAAGCCATTCGATAAGCAGCATCTGCAGTCAGAGTGTCATCGCCAATCACCAATTTTTGGTGAGGTCGAATCCCATTTTCGGAGCGCCAAAAGGCAGAGTGGCTAACACCATCCTCTTCCCAGCTGATGGATTGATCGGGGCTCAAGGGTGGAGTCAGTGATCTTCGGGGGTAACGTCTAAAGCGATCAGAAAGCGCGAGACCATGTTGTAGGCAGCAATCACGCTCACTAACTCAACTACTGCAGTATTTCCCAGCTCTACATGTAAGCGCTTCATTAACTCTGGATCAACTTTGATATTGCGAGTCATCTGCAAGGTGAGCTCAGCAGCATCTTGCTCAATTGGACTAAATAATGGTTTCGGGAAACTTGCTTGTCCCAACAAACGGAGCGCATCCACTTGCTCTTGTGTCCCACCAGCCGCTTTGAAGGGTGGCGCATGATGAATGAATTCGTATTCAGCGCCATTCAAAACAGCTACTCCACACATCCCAAGTTCACGTAACTTGGGATCCAAGGAAAGGTGATTGCGGATTGCCCCGATGTAATGATTCCAGCCCTCAGCAATCGGCACACTATGCAAGAGCATGCGATCTAAATTAATAAACTTTCCACCGCGTCGTTTCCGAATGGCAGCAACCAATTCTGCAGGTTCAGACAAATCCATCGGCTGGTAGTCAATTAGTCGCTGAGAGCGTTCCTTACTCATTGGCTTTATCACTCAAATAATTTATTGGGTTTCTTTAATATTGTTCTCAATAACAAACTTACCCCAGATTGCAATTTGTTTGCCAACGAAATCACCTAATACCTCAGGGCTACCACCCACGATTTGAATACCCTGGGCTTTAAACTTATCAGACACCGCAGGATTCTTGAGAGCCTTGTTGAGCGCTACATTCATCGCTTTCACAATCGCAGGTGGTGTCTTGCCTGGAGCTAACAAACCCCACCAAGCAGGCGCATTGAAGCCCGGAAAACCACTTTCAGCAACCGTTGGAACATTAGGTAATTCAGGAGAGCGCTTGGCGGTTGTAATCACTAATGGCACAACTCCGCCGTTTTCAATATGGGGCATTACCAAGAATTGGGAACCAACACCCAAAGGTACCTGACCGCCTAAGACGTCTTGCATTAAAGGGCCGCCGCCACGGTACGGTACGTGGATCCAATCAAAACCTGCCGTTTTGGCTAAACGGGCCATGGCCAAATGTCCAAGACTACCAATCCCAATTGAGCCATAACTAAATTTCTTGCCTGCTTTTGACTCTTCAACCAATTGCTTGAAACTCTTGATCCCTGATTGTTTGCTGGCCACAAGGACCATTGGGGAAGTTCCAATCAAGCCAACGGGAGCAATATCTTTAATCGTGTCATAGGGGAGCTTATCTTTGAGACTGGGATTGACGCCGTGAGTATCAAAGACCACCGCGAAGGTATAACCATCTGGTTCTGCCCGAGTCATTGCGGAAGTTCCAATGACGCCAGATGCACCACCCACGTTATCTACGATAACGCTCTGCTTCAATTCTGCCTGAAGCGCTGGCGCCAAAATACGAGCCACCTGGTCAACTGACCCCCCTGCTGGGAACACTGCAATTAAACGGATTGGCTTCTGGGTAGGCCAAGTACCAACCCCAGGATCTGCAGCTAGCACGAGGCTGCTCATACCGCACAAAATAAGGCCCATCGATAGGGCTCGAGTGATTTGATTAAATAGGTGTCTCATGACAGGTCTCCTCCACTTAAGGACATAAGATTACCACTCCCAGAGCTCCTTGTTTGATAATAGGGGGTGTAGCAGAGACTAAAGCCATGAAACCCATTCTGAACATTGCCGCCTATTTATTTGTCAGCCTCGATGAGCTCGACGCGTTACGCGCGCTCATGCTTCAGGAGTGTAATGAGCGACATTTAAAAGGGACCATTTTGCTGACTGGTGAGGGCATCAATCTATTTCTTGCTGGTGCAGAGCTAGAGATGAGTGGCTTCTTAAAATGGCTACGTAGCGACTCCCGCTTTGCTGCTATCGAGGCAAAAGAGAGCTGGTCAGATGAGCAGCCCTTTAAAAAAATGCTGATCAAACTCAAAAGCGAGATTATTCGCATGAATCACCCGAGCATTCAGCCAGAAAAGGGTCGAGCTAATTTTATTGCCCCCCAGAAATTAAAAGAATGGCTAGATCGTGGTACTGATGATTTGGGACGGCCAGTCGTCATGCTCGATACGCGGAATGCATTCGAAATTGACTACGGCACTTTTGAAAATGCCCTGCACTTCAATATTGAAAAGTTCACCGAATTTCCAGAGGCGATTACGAAACACAAAGAAGAATTGCTAGACAAAACGATAGTGAGTTTCTGTACTGGTGGCATTCGCTGCGAGAAATCTGGCTTGTATATGCGTGAGATCGGCATGGAGCACACCTACCAGTTGGAAGGTGGAATTCTGAAATACTTTGAAGAAGTTGGTGCAGCCCATTACGAGGGGTCCTGCTTTGTGTTTGATGAACGTGAGGCACTCGAGCCGAGTTTGGACATCATTCCACCCGAGCACTCAATTCGTAAAAAAATTCAAGCTGGCTAATTCATAGACTCACTACGCCGACTTACCCACCAAATCAAAGTGCTCTACCACTGGTGGTTTCAGAAAAAATGGCCCCACAATCGAGCGCCACTCCGTGAAGGCAGGAGATCCCCGAAAGTCTACGGTGTGATTCTCGAGAGTGTCCCAATAGTTCATGAGTAAATAGCGGCCTGGGCTTTCCTGGCTGTGATTCACTTTAAAGCCTTGAAACCCCTTAGCCTTCGAAATCACGGTGTGGATACCCCGCAAAATAGCCTCTTCAAACTCTTTTTGCTGACTTGGATCAATTTCAATATCGGCGACTTCCAAAATCATGGCGATTCCCTT
This genomic window contains:
- a CDS encoding tripartite tricarboxylate transporter substrate binding protein — its product is MRHLFNQITRALSMGLILCGMSSLVLAADPGVGTWPTQKPIRLIAVFPAGGSVDQVARILAPALQAELKQSVIVDNVGGASGVIGTSAMTRAEPDGYTFAVVFDTHGVNPSLKDKLPYDTIKDIAPVGLIGTSPMVLVASKQSGIKSFKQLVEESKAGKKFSYGSIGIGSLGHLAMARLAKTAGFDWIHVPYRGGGPLMQDVLGGQVPLGVGSQFLVMPHIENGGVVPLVITTAKRSPELPNVPTVAESGFPGFNAPAWWGLLAPGKTPPAIVKAMNVALNKALKNPAVSDKFKAQGIQIVGGSPEVLGDFVGKQIAIWGKFVIENNIKETQ
- a CDS encoding antibiotic biosynthesis monooxygenase family protein, whose product is MILEVADIEIDPSQQKEFEEAILRGIHTVISKAKGFQGFKVNHSQESPGRYLLMNYWDTLENHTVDFRGSPAFTEWRSIVGPFFLKPPVVEHFDLVGKSA
- a CDS encoding sulfurtransferase gives rise to the protein MKPILNIAAYLFVSLDELDALRALMLQECNERHLKGTILLTGEGINLFLAGAELEMSGFLKWLRSDSRFAAIEAKESWSDEQPFKKMLIKLKSEIIRMNHPSIQPEKGRANFIAPQKLKEWLDRGTDDLGRPVVMLDTRNAFEIDYGTFENALHFNIEKFTEFPEAITKHKEELLDKTIVSFCTGGIRCEKSGLYMREIGMEHTYQLEGGILKYFEEVGAAHYEGSCFVFDEREALEPSLDIIPPEHSIRKKIQAG